Proteins from a genomic interval of Papaver somniferum cultivar HN1 chromosome 4, ASM357369v1, whole genome shotgun sequence:
- the LOC113275365 gene encoding putative F-box/FBD/LRR-repeat protein At1g78760 isoform X1 gives MEEETTDSPESSSPESKEDRFSLLPNALIHHILSFVDDMRITVQMSILSNRWRHIWRSLPALTFKNNLIETNGFRHFVTTALMLHDDIDIRTLSVLWIDPLNTDIDISDVFNTWVLYAVKRKVKELLFSVIVYKPQVFEFPECVYNCKSLTYLHLYLGSMYHSTLRLPESIHLPNLKYVKFEALHLNEVLMNEFFTSCPALESVTIKDCIMGDLEISSHTLKYFTLAYSSFNGIVSNVASPVLLFAPNLEVFDIICHPSQLCLVIRSKSLVKADVEIIVQEKRNNPYTYSELPGEPKDMYAKAMMLMLEKFHNVKDLTLSSRFIQIISRSPNLSKTQPPQLANLRCLRLHTFLSKGCAQAIFYLPRISPKIESLSVRIDKDCFAEQPTELYCDEINFFPENIEDYWKPGLTSPCEPLHLKVVELVDVYGSVNELRFVEVFLNMLSNWRKWLFIGIGMGQPILWKEL, from the exons ATGGAAGAAGAAACAACAGATTCACCAGAATCGTCATCACCAGAATCAAAAGAAGACAGATTTAGCTTATTACCTAATGCATTAATTCATCATATCTTATCATTTGTCGATGACATGAGAATCACAGTACAAATGAGTATCTTGTCAAATAGATGGAGACATATTTGGAGATCTCTCCCAGCTCTTACTTTCAAGAACAATCTGATTGAAACTAATGGATTTAGGCATTTTGTTACTACTGCACTCATGCTTCACGACGATATTGATATACGTACTCTATCTGTTCTATGGATTGATCCCCTTAATACTGACATTGATATAAGTGATGTTTTTAATACATGGGTACTTTATGCTGTTAAACGGAAAGTTAAAGAGTTGTTGTTTTCTGTTATAGTTTATAAACCTCAGGTGTTTGAGTTTCCTGAGTGTGTCTATAATTGTAAGTCGTTGACGTATTTGCATTTATACTTGGGTAGTATGTATCATTCTACACTTCGCCTGCCCGAGTCAATACATTTACCTAATCTGAAATACGTGAAGTTTGAAGCTCTTCATTTGAATGAAGTTTTGATGAATGAGTTCTTCACAAGCTGTCCTGCTCTTGAGTCGGTAACCATAAAAGATTGTATTATGGGTGACTTGGAAATTAGTTCTCATACACTTAAGTACTTTACACTAGCATACTCATCCTTCAATGGAATTGTTAGCAATGTTGCCAGCCCGGTCTTGTTATTTGCTCCAAATCTCgaagtctttgatatcatatgTCACCCGTCGCAGCTCTGTCTTGTTATTCGCTCCAAATCTCTGGTTAAAGCTGACGTTGAGATTATTGTACAAGAAAAAAGGAATAACCCATACACATATTCAGAGCTTCCTGGCGAACCGAAGGATATGTATGCTAAGGCTATGATGCTAATGCTAGAAAAATTTCATAACGTGAAAGATCTAACATTATCTTCTCGTTTTATACAG ATTATCTCAAGATCACCTAACTTATCAAAGACTCAGCCCCCTCAACTGGCTAATCTACGATGTCTGCGGCTGCATACTTTTCTTTCGAAGGGCTGTGCTCAAGCAATATTTTATTTGCCGAGGATTTCTCCTAAAATAGAATCTTTATCTGTACGTATAGACAAG GATTGCTTTGCCGAGCAACCAACAGAATTATACTGTGACGAG ATAAACTTTTTTCCagaaaatattgaagattatTGGAAGCCAGGGTTGACATCGCCGTGTGAGCCATTGCACCTCAAAGTTGTTGAGCTGGTAGACGTTTATGGATCCGTTAATGAACTTCGGTTTGTTGAAGTTTTCTTAAATATGCTGTCAAATTGGAGAAAGTGGCTCTTTATTGGAATTGGGATGGGTCAGCCAATCTTATGGAAAGAATTATGA
- the LOC113275365 gene encoding F-box/LRR-repeat protein 25-like isoform X2, whose product MEEETTDSPESSSPESKEDRFSLLPNALIHHILSFVDDMRITVQMSILSNRWRHIWRSLPALTFKNNLIETNGFRHFVTTALMLHDDIDIRTLSVLWIDPLNTDIDISDVFNTWVLYAVKRKVKELLFSVIVYKPQVFEFPECVYNCKSLTYLHLYLGSMYHSTLRLPESIHLPNLKYVKFEALHLNEVLMNEFFTSCPALESVTIKDCIMGDLEISSHTLKYFTLAYSSFNGIVSNVASPVLLFAPNLEVFDIICHPSQLCLVIRSKSLVKADVEIIVQEKRNNPYTYSELPGEPKDMYAKAMMLMLEKFHNVKDLTLSSRFIQIISRSPNLSKTQPPQLANLRCLRLHTFLSKGCAQAIFYLPRISPKIESLSVRIDKDCFAEQPTELYCDEKILKIIGSQG is encoded by the exons ATGGAAGAAGAAACAACAGATTCACCAGAATCGTCATCACCAGAATCAAAAGAAGACAGATTTAGCTTATTACCTAATGCATTAATTCATCATATCTTATCATTTGTCGATGACATGAGAATCACAGTACAAATGAGTATCTTGTCAAATAGATGGAGACATATTTGGAGATCTCTCCCAGCTCTTACTTTCAAGAACAATCTGATTGAAACTAATGGATTTAGGCATTTTGTTACTACTGCACTCATGCTTCACGACGATATTGATATACGTACTCTATCTGTTCTATGGATTGATCCCCTTAATACTGACATTGATATAAGTGATGTTTTTAATACATGGGTACTTTATGCTGTTAAACGGAAAGTTAAAGAGTTGTTGTTTTCTGTTATAGTTTATAAACCTCAGGTGTTTGAGTTTCCTGAGTGTGTCTATAATTGTAAGTCGTTGACGTATTTGCATTTATACTTGGGTAGTATGTATCATTCTACACTTCGCCTGCCCGAGTCAATACATTTACCTAATCTGAAATACGTGAAGTTTGAAGCTCTTCATTTGAATGAAGTTTTGATGAATGAGTTCTTCACAAGCTGTCCTGCTCTTGAGTCGGTAACCATAAAAGATTGTATTATGGGTGACTTGGAAATTAGTTCTCATACACTTAAGTACTTTACACTAGCATACTCATCCTTCAATGGAATTGTTAGCAATGTTGCCAGCCCGGTCTTGTTATTTGCTCCAAATCTCgaagtctttgatatcatatgTCACCCGTCGCAGCTCTGTCTTGTTATTCGCTCCAAATCTCTGGTTAAAGCTGACGTTGAGATTATTGTACAAGAAAAAAGGAATAACCCATACACATATTCAGAGCTTCCTGGCGAACCGAAGGATATGTATGCTAAGGCTATGATGCTAATGCTAGAAAAATTTCATAACGTGAAAGATCTAACATTATCTTCTCGTTTTATACAG ATTATCTCAAGATCACCTAACTTATCAAAGACTCAGCCCCCTCAACTGGCTAATCTACGATGTCTGCGGCTGCATACTTTTCTTTCGAAGGGCTGTGCTCAAGCAATATTTTATTTGCCGAGGATTTCTCCTAAAATAGAATCTTTATCTGTACGTATAGACAAG GATTGCTTTGCCGAGCAACCAACAGAATTATACTGTGACGAG aaaatattgaagattatTGGAAGCCAGGGTTGA
- the LOC113272450 gene encoding uncharacterized protein LOC113272450 codes for MPVSICDKWMPPSFGWIKCNTDGAFDVISGANGAGYVMRDFTRKATLCASIVFDVHTAEEAEARAIWAVLKKAVEQHLSHIIIESDAKALIDQFSAGNFDGDTRTDAIFIDILFFSTKLSACIFSFQRRVCNSVAQELALWAKQNNSTMYWSKLPVWIIPTVEEDH; via the coding sequence ATGCCTGTCAGTAtttgtgataaatggatgccccCCTCTTTCGGTTGGATTAAATGTAATACTGATGGTGCCTTTGATGTTATCTCTGGAGCAAATGGTGCAGGGTATGTGATGCGAGACTTCACAAGAAAAGCAACCCTTTGTGCTTCCATAGTCTTTGATGTTCACactgctgaagaagctgaagcaagagcCATCTGGGCAGTCTTAAAGAAAGCTGTGGAACAACATCTATCTCACATCATCATAGAAAGTGATGCGAAAGCTCTAATCGACCAATTTTCAGCTGGAAATTTCGATGGAGATACTAGGACGGATGCTATCTTTATAGACATTCTCTTTTTCTCTACTAAGTTATCTGCTTGTATTTTTAGTTTTCAACGTAGAGTTTGTAATTCTGTAGCTCAAGAGCTTGCTCTGTGGgcaaaacaaaacaattctaccaTGTACTGGTCtaaactccctgtttggattattCCAACAGTTGAGGAGGACCATTAG
- the LOC113272451 gene encoding major centromere autoantigen B-like: MTSSSASNPANPANFDQYNQVKKQAFYLEMDELMRLRDEVQGEINRRASEIAERQREEEEKKRREDEETESMFVAWLPKHYERSDRKTEERSERNHRGPKCGSATESDSEADSAAGYEYHVEEVNTSEEGFDAAEDGLKMEKYLDWKLRRRFEFERSNPKIFSRTMQEGEPKVEEEKLMLIHPRTAQVEDSSDSDENLPDASNDDEEEDESDEEESSYGDTDTSPASSGSSCSEHYAEDEDWSYDEEDW, from the coding sequence ATGACAAGTTCCAGCGCCTCAAATCCGGCAAATCCTGCCAACTTCGATCAATACAATCAAGTGAAAAAACAGGCATTTTACTTGGAGATGGATGAATTAATGAGGTTGAGGGATGAGGTTCAGGGGGAGATAAATAGACGTGCAAGTGAGATTGCTGAACGTCAGAGAGAAGAGGAGGAAAAGAAGAGGAGAGAGGATGAAGAGACTGAATCGATGTTTGTTGCTTGGTTACCGAAGCATTATGAGAGGTCAGATCGGAAAACGGAGGAGAGGTCTGAAAGGAATCATAGGGGTCCAAAGTGTGGTAGTGCAACTGAGAGTGACTCCGAAGCGGATTCTGCAGCAGGGTACGAGTATCATGTGGAAGAGGTAAACACTAGTGAAGAAGGATTTGATGCTGCTGAGGACGGGCTAAAAATGGAGAAGTATCTTGATTGGAAGTTGCGAAGACggtttgagtttgagagatcCAATCCAAAGATATTTTCCAGAACCATGCAGGAAGGAGAACCCAAGGTGGAAGAGGAAAAGCTTATGTTGATACATCCCCGAACTGCTCAAGTTGAAGATTCCAGTGACTCTGATGAAAATCTTCCTGATGCCtccaatgatgatgaagaagaagatgaaagtgatgaagaggAATCGTCTTATGGAGATACTGATACTTCTCCAGCTTCATCAGGCAGCAGTTGCAGTGAACATTATGCGGAGGACGAGGACTGGAGCTACGATGAAGAGGATTGGTAA